In the Sedimentisphaera cyanobacteriorum genome, GCAAATGAATTTGCAGTATCCAGAATGAGCTCTATTTCCTCTCTGCTCAATTCACGCAGACCGAGAAGGTGCTTCCTTGTCCACTCGATTTTTCTTTCTGCCATCAAACCGCTCCGGTATTTTACTCTATCTCGGTAATTATTTACTGTCTATGAATATGCCGTCTTCGCCTTCAGCTTCCCTGAATTTTACATTTAGAAGCTCATCTTCTGCGAGGTTTTCGAAATAATCGCCAACAAAATCCGCCTGAATTGGGAATTCTCTCCCGCCTCTGTCCAGCAAAACAGCGAGCATAATTTTTGCAGGCCTGCCGAATTCCACTACAGCATCCATTGCAGCCCTGCACGAACGCCCTGTATGAAGCACGTCATCTGCAAGTATTATTATTCTGTGATTGATATCAAAGTTTATTTCTGTTACCCCAACCACAGGAACTGCTTCAGGACCTCGGATGGTGATATCATCCCTGTAGAAAGTTATATCGATAGAGCCAAATTCTACATCCCCGTCCAGCTTTTTATTCAACGAATCCGCCAGGCGTCTTGCAACGATTACGCCTTTATTCCTAATTCCGAGGATTCCGATTTTGGTTTTATCAAAACCTCGGCTTTTGATCTGCTCGGACATATTTTCAATAGCAGAATCAATTTTTTCTCCGCCGTAAATTTTTTTCATATTTAAAACTTTCTTAAAGATATTCAGCGGTTTTGAACCTGTTTTAAACTGTTTGAAGTGTCTTCATCTTTATTCTCGTCATTCTCGTGTCCTTCAGGCTGAGAATCTTCTTCCAGCAGTCTTAGATTATCAAGGGCATTGTGAGCTGCTTTTTGTTCTGCCTCCTTTTTGTTCATCCCCCAGCCCTTCCCGAGGCTCTTTTTATCCCAGAGAGCTTCTGCCTGAAAACACTTGTGGTGCTCGGGGCCTTGTTCATCAACTATTTCATAAACAGGCGCTTCGCCGTGTTTTTTCTGGAAGTACTGCTGGAGCAGAGATTTGTAATTTCCCTGATGCTGGCTTTCTGCCGCCTCGATTATATGCGGCTTGAAAAGCCTTAAAACCAGCTCTTCTGTTTGTTCAAGGCCGCTGTCTAAATAAACAGCCGCTATCAGAGCTTCCAGCACACCTGCGGCTATCGAGCCGCTTAACGACCCGAATTTCTCAGCTCCTTTGCCAACCTTTATATACTCATTAAGCTTGAGAGGCTGAGATATCTTCGAGCATACCTTCCGCGAAACTACCAAACCCTTAATTTTTGTAAGCTCGCCTTCGCTGTAATCAGGATATGAATTGTATATAAATTCGCATATAATCAAATCTAAAACGGCATCACCGAAAAATTCGAGCCGTTCATTGCTCAAAGACCTTTCTGAAACACTTGAAGTGTGGGTGAGGGCCTTCTCGAGAAGACTCTCATCTTTGAACTGATAGCCTATTGCCTCCTGCAGAGCTGAACTGTCGCCGGCCATAATTAATTCTTAAAATCCGAATAATCTTAAAACTTTTTTGTTAAAATGATTTCTGAAATATAAGACTAACACTTTTTGAAAAAATATCAAAAACCATTTACTCCAAATATTTAGTTTTCTTGCTGTACTATTTACCTGATTCGGTAAGTATGCACCTTGTACCGTGTGCAGACCAGCACTTATTGCAGCTTATGCACATCGGCCTGTAGTTTGGATATTTTGCCCACCTTTCAACCAAATCGTGCTCGCAAGTAAACGGCCTGCTCATTGCAAAGAATCCCACTTCAGTTTCATTCAGAGCCTTCTGCATCCATTCAAAGTCTCGATGCCCTCCAACAGAAATCACGTCGCTGTCAACTGCGCCAGCTGTTTTAGCGGCTTCATTGAAGAAGTAAGACTCGTCTTCTTTTCCTTTTATTGGCCTAATCGGCCTTAGCATTTCCGGCGAGCCTGCCATAGCTCCGCTAACTTCAATAGCATCAAGGCCTTTCTCTGACAGCCTTGAGGATACTGAGAGGGATTCTTCGAAGCTGAGCCCGGAATCTTTGCCGTTGAAGTCTTCTCCGTTGATTTTGATGAAGATCGGAAAATCGCCGCAGAGTTCTCTTGCCTGCTCGTATGTCTCATAAATTATTCTTGCCCTATTTTTCACAGCTCCGCCGTATGAATCGCTGCGGCGGTTGTAGTATGGGCTGAGGAATTTGCTGAAAAGGTATCCGTGCGCGCAGTGAAGCTGAACCGCATCAAATCCGCTTTTTTTTGCCCTCAGACAGGCCTGAGCAAAAGCTTTCTCAACCTTTTTTATATCCTCGGCTGTCATCTCTTCCGGCGTTACACGATACATCTTATCCTGTACAGGGGAAGGGCCTATAATCCTTCTTTTCCTTGCCCTGAATTTAGACTGAGAGCTGCCTGCTGCAA is a window encoding:
- the pyrR gene encoding bifunctional pyr operon transcriptional regulator/uracil phosphoribosyltransferase PyrR — translated: MKKIYGGEKIDSAIENMSEQIKSRGFDKTKIGILGIRNKGVIVARRLADSLNKKLDGDVEFGSIDITFYRDDITIRGPEAVPVVGVTEINFDINHRIIILADDVLHTGRSCRAAMDAVVEFGRPAKIMLAVLLDRGGREFPIQADFVGDYFENLAEDELLNVKFREAEGEDGIFIDSK
- the rnc gene encoding ribonuclease III, producing MAGDSSALQEAIGYQFKDESLLEKALTHTSSVSERSLSNERLEFFGDAVLDLIICEFIYNSYPDYSEGELTKIKGLVVSRKVCSKISQPLKLNEYIKVGKGAEKFGSLSGSIAAGVLEALIAAVYLDSGLEQTEELVLRLFKPHIIEAAESQHQGNYKSLLQQYFQKKHGEAPVYEIVDEQGPEHHKCFQAEALWDKKSLGKGWGMNKKEAEQKAAHNALDNLRLLEEDSQPEGHENDENKDEDTSNSLKQVQNR
- a CDS encoding NADH:flavin oxidoreductase; this translates as MKRLLETTTLGGVEVSNRFVRSATWENMADEQGYPTEKLENLYTDFARGGIGMVITGFARVMEDDLAAPRMIGMYDDCFIDSCQKLTENVRAQGAKIAVQLAAGSSQSKFRARKRRIIGPSPVQDKMYRVTPEEMTAEDIKKVEKAFAQACLRAKKSGFDAVQLHCAHGYLFSKFLSPYYNRRSDSYGGAVKNRARIIYETYEQARELCGDFPIFIKINGEDFNGKDSGLSFEESLSVSSRLSEKGLDAIEVSGAMAGSPEMLRPIRPIKGKEDESYFFNEAAKTAGAVDSDVISVGGHRDFEWMQKALNETEVGFFAMSRPFTCEHDLVERWAKYPNYRPMCISCNKCWSAHGTRCILTESGK